The following are encoded together in the Halopseudomonas salegens genome:
- a CDS encoding KamA family radical SAM protein has product MTRQNIVAISRDDTTPNVEPQRFKVYTARQLQQIPQLAQLSEEQRFDMQVVASVLPFRVNEYVINELIDWQNIPADPIFQLTFPQRGMLKPEHFERVASKMRDGADQASLNQVINEVRADLNPHPAGQLEHNIPQIDGETVQGLQHKYRETVLFFPSSGQVCHSYCTFCFRWAQFVGDKDLKIAARESGQLQEYLRAHPEVTDVLVTGGDPLVMKTKNLRAHLEPLLTEEFAHVRTIRIGSKALTFWPQRFVSDEDADDLLALFSEIQAAGKHLALMAHYNHWRELEPAIAREAIRRVRATGAQIRAQGPLLAHINDDAATWARMWQTQVELGIIPYYMFVERDTGAQHYFEVPLIKAWEIYRDAMQQVSGIARTARGPSMSSHPGKVEIQGVAEINGEKVLALRMIQGRNPDWVQRPFFAEYNEQATWLNHLKPAFGADKFFFDA; this is encoded by the coding sequence ATGACTAGACAGAACATTGTTGCTATTTCCCGTGACGACACGACCCCGAACGTCGAGCCCCAGCGCTTCAAGGTCTATACCGCCCGCCAGCTGCAGCAGATACCGCAACTGGCGCAATTGAGCGAAGAGCAGCGTTTTGACATGCAGGTCGTGGCCAGCGTGCTGCCGTTCCGGGTCAATGAGTATGTGATCAACGAACTGATCGATTGGCAGAATATTCCGGCCGACCCGATCTTCCAGCTGACCTTTCCGCAGCGCGGTATGCTCAAACCCGAGCACTTTGAGCGTGTGGCCAGCAAGATGCGCGATGGTGCCGATCAGGCCAGCCTGAATCAGGTCATCAACGAGGTGCGCGCCGACCTCAACCCGCACCCGGCCGGCCAGCTGGAACACAACATTCCGCAGATTGACGGCGAAACCGTGCAGGGCCTGCAACACAAATACCGGGAAACCGTCTTGTTCTTCCCCAGCTCGGGCCAGGTCTGCCACAGTTACTGCACCTTCTGCTTCCGTTGGGCGCAGTTTGTCGGCGACAAGGACCTGAAAATTGCCGCGCGGGAAAGCGGTCAACTGCAGGAATACCTGCGTGCGCACCCGGAAGTGACCGATGTACTGGTAACCGGCGGTGACCCGCTGGTGATGAAAACCAAGAACCTGCGCGCGCATCTGGAACCTCTGCTGACCGAAGAGTTTGCCCATGTGCGCACCATTCGCATCGGCTCCAAGGCACTGACATTCTGGCCTCAGCGTTTTGTCAGCGATGAAGACGCCGATGACCTGCTGGCACTGTTCAGCGAAATACAGGCGGCCGGCAAGCACCTGGCGCTGATGGCCCACTACAACCACTGGCGTGAGCTGGAGCCTGCTATTGCGCGTGAGGCGATCCGCCGCGTGCGGGCGACCGGAGCCCAAATTCGCGCCCAGGGCCCACTGCTGGCCCACATCAACGATGACGCCGCCACCTGGGCACGCATGTGGCAGACTCAGGTCGAGCTGGGCATTATTCCCTATTACATGTTTGTCGAGCGTGATACTGGCGCCCAGCATTACTTCGAAGTGCCGCTGATCAAAGCCTGGGAGATCTACCGTGATGCCATGCAGCAGGTGTCCGGCATTGCCCGCACCGCGCGCGGTCCATCAATGAGCTCGCACCCCGGCAAGGTGGAGATCCAGGGCGTCGCCGAGATCAATGGTGAGAAAGTGCTGGCGCTGCGCATGATTCAGGGCCGCAATCCGGACTGGGTACAACGCCCCTTCTTTGCCGAATACAACGAGCAAGCCACCTGGCTGAACCACCTCAAGCCCGCTTTTGGTGCAGACAAGTTTTTCTTCGACGCCTGA
- a CDS encoding periplasmic nitrate reductase, NapE protein: MADNDELNRQHSKGAEARAFAFITVFLFPLLAVALVGGYGFVIWMMHTFIGPPGPPL; encoded by the coding sequence ATGGCCGATAACGATGAATTGAATCGCCAGCACAGCAAAGGTGCCGAAGCTCGCGCCTTTGCATTCATTACCGTCTTTCTGTTCCCTTTGCTGGCCGTTGCCCTGGTAGGCGGCTACGGTTTCGTCATCTGGATGATGCATACCTTTATCGGCCCGCCCGGGCCACCCCTGTAG
- the napF gene encoding ferredoxin-type protein NapF, with product MSVSLSRRRLLRGQLDSRPHLDPPWSGSDFNDCCSRCDACIKACPEQVLRRGDGGFPQMDFSQNGCSLCQACVQACPEPVFDLSRQAFDWRAQINTACLVNQGIHCQSCDDACEPRAIRFRPRLGQPPSPELDTTACTGCGACLASCPADAISLETPHG from the coding sequence ATGTCTGTCAGTCTCAGCCGGCGGCGACTCCTGCGCGGCCAACTGGATTCCCGACCACACCTTGATCCACCCTGGAGTGGCAGTGATTTCAATGACTGCTGCAGCCGCTGTGATGCCTGCATAAAGGCCTGCCCCGAGCAGGTCTTGCGCCGCGGCGACGGCGGTTTCCCGCAAATGGACTTCAGCCAGAACGGCTGCAGCTTGTGTCAGGCTTGCGTGCAAGCCTGCCCCGAACCGGTGTTTGATCTCAGCCGCCAGGCATTCGACTGGCGAGCACAGATCAATACCGCCTGCCTGGTCAACCAGGGTATTCATTGCCAAAGCTGTGACGATGCCTGCGAACCACGAGCCATCCGCTTTCGTCCCCGCCTTGGCCAGCCCCCGTCTCCTGAGCTCGACACTACGGCCTGCACTGGCTGTGGCGCCTGCCTGGCCAGCTGCCCGGCCGATGCCATCAGCCTGGAGACGCCACATGGCTGA
- a CDS encoding chaperone NapD yields MADYVHIASLLVQVKPESMSELQLDLTGQPGIEVRAQSPQGKLVVVMETDQQKRILDFQASLHDRPGVLSCNLVYHEVVATEEADRPLDDLDISAD; encoded by the coding sequence ATGGCTGACTACGTCCATATCGCCAGCCTGCTGGTGCAGGTCAAACCGGAGAGCATGAGCGAACTGCAACTGGATCTGACCGGTCAGCCAGGCATTGAGGTCCGTGCTCAAAGCCCCCAAGGCAAACTGGTCGTGGTCATGGAAACCGACCAACAAAAACGCATTCTTGATTTTCAGGCCAGTCTGCATGACCGGCCTGGCGTACTGAGTTGCAATCTGGTTTATCACGAAGTAGTCGCAACCGAGGAAGCGGACCGCCCACTGGATGATCTCGACATTAGCGCCGATTAG
- the napA gene encoding nitrate reductase catalytic subunit NapA, producing MKLTRREFVKANAAAAAAAAAGISLPTNASNLITHSDRTQLKWDKAPCRFCGTGCSVMVATRDNQIVATHGDVQSPVNKGLNCVKGYFLSKILYGRDRLTQPLLRKRNGVYDKNGSFEPVSWDEALDLMADKFTEAIREHGPESVAMFGSGQWTIWEGYAASKLFKGGLRSNNIDPNARHCMASAVAGFMRTFGADEPMGVYDDIEHADAFVLWGANMAEMHPILWTRVTDRRLSHPGTEVAVLSTYEHRCFDLADLPMVMHPHADVAILNFIANYIIENDVVDQNFVDRHVNFVKGAEDIGYGLRPEDPRQQQARNADNPNSWEAMSFSAFAEYVKPYTLQKAAEISGVAENRLLKLAQLYADPEKKVTTFWTMGVNQHTRGVWVNNLIYNLHLLTGKIATPGNSPFSLTGQPSACGTAREVGTFAHRLPADMVVANPEHRAKAEAIWQLPAGTIPPKPGYHAVQQSRMLKDGKIKVYWTQVTNNVQAGPNTQQEILPGWRNPEAFVIVSDIYPTVSAQAADLILPAASWVEKEGAYGNAERRTQFWYQLVSPPGEARSDLWQTMELSKRIRVADVWPQELLDKAPEFSERTLFDILFANGSSNRFGLDETNPDQLNEESQHFGFYVHKSLFEEYRQFGAGKGKDMAPFDTYHQVRGLRWPVVDGQETLWRYREGSDPYVPAGSGFAFYGTPDSKARIFAVPHEPPAESPDEEYPYWLSTGRVLEHWHTGSMTRRVSELHKAVPDALLYMNVDDAREKGFRRGSEVRIVSRRGELRARVETRGRVRMPRGMVYVPFFDASKLVNNLTLDATDPISLQTDFKKCAVRLELVNLA from the coding sequence ATGAAACTGACCCGACGTGAGTTCGTTAAAGCCAACGCTGCGGCTGCTGCAGCCGCCGCCGCAGGCATCAGCCTGCCAACCAATGCCAGCAATCTGATCACCCACAGCGATCGCACCCAACTGAAATGGGACAAGGCACCTTGTCGTTTCTGCGGCACCGGCTGCAGCGTCATGGTCGCTACCCGGGATAATCAGATAGTAGCCACCCACGGCGATGTGCAGTCACCGGTGAACAAGGGCTTGAACTGCGTCAAAGGCTATTTCCTGTCAAAAATCCTTTATGGCCGGGACCGCTTGACCCAGCCCTTGCTGCGCAAACGCAACGGCGTCTATGACAAGAACGGCAGCTTCGAACCGGTCAGCTGGGACGAGGCCCTGGACCTGATGGCAGACAAGTTCACCGAGGCTATCCGCGAACACGGACCAGAAAGTGTCGCCATGTTCGGTTCCGGCCAGTGGACTATCTGGGAGGGCTATGCTGCCAGCAAACTGTTCAAGGGCGGCCTGCGCAGCAACAACATCGACCCCAATGCGCGACATTGCATGGCATCGGCAGTAGCCGGCTTCATGCGTACTTTCGGCGCCGATGAGCCCATGGGCGTCTATGACGACATCGAGCATGCGGATGCCTTTGTACTCTGGGGCGCCAATATGGCCGAAATGCACCCCATCCTGTGGACCCGGGTGACCGACCGCAGGCTATCGCACCCGGGCACTGAAGTGGCCGTGCTCTCGACCTATGAACATCGCTGTTTTGATCTGGCTGACCTGCCGATGGTCATGCACCCGCATGCCGACGTGGCGATTCTCAACTTTATTGCCAATTACATCATCGAAAATGACGTCGTCGACCAGAACTTCGTTGACCGGCACGTCAACTTCGTCAAAGGCGCGGAAGATATCGGTTATGGCCTGCGGCCGGAAGACCCGCGTCAACAACAAGCCAGGAACGCCGACAACCCGAACAGCTGGGAGGCAATGAGTTTCAGCGCCTTTGCCGAGTACGTCAAACCCTACACCCTGCAAAAGGCGGCGGAGATTTCCGGGGTGGCGGAAAACCGCCTGCTCAAGCTGGCCCAGTTGTATGCCGACCCGGAGAAAAAGGTCACCACCTTCTGGACCATGGGCGTCAATCAACATACACGCGGTGTCTGGGTCAATAACCTGATCTACAACCTGCATCTGCTTACTGGCAAGATTGCCACACCCGGCAACAGCCCCTTCTCACTGACCGGACAACCCTCTGCCTGCGGTACCGCACGCGAAGTAGGGACATTCGCACATCGCTTGCCGGCCGACATGGTAGTCGCCAATCCGGAGCACCGGGCCAAGGCCGAAGCCATCTGGCAACTGCCGGCCGGCACCATACCGCCCAAACCCGGGTACCACGCTGTACAACAAAGTCGCATGCTCAAGGACGGAAAGATCAAGGTGTACTGGACCCAGGTCACCAACAATGTACAGGCCGGGCCGAACACCCAGCAGGAAATCCTCCCTGGCTGGCGCAATCCGGAAGCCTTCGTCATCGTTTCGGATATTTATCCTACCGTTTCCGCCCAGGCAGCCGACCTGATTTTGCCCGCCGCCAGCTGGGTAGAAAAGGAAGGCGCCTACGGTAATGCCGAGCGGCGCACCCAATTCTGGTACCAGTTGGTATCACCGCCCGGTGAGGCGAGGTCCGACCTGTGGCAGACCATGGAGCTTTCCAAGCGTATCCGGGTAGCCGATGTCTGGCCGCAAGAACTGCTCGATAAAGCCCCGGAGTTCAGCGAACGCACCCTGTTCGACATCCTGTTTGCCAATGGCTCGTCCAATCGCTTCGGCCTGGACGAGACCAATCCCGACCAGCTCAACGAAGAATCGCAGCATTTCGGCTTTTATGTGCACAAGAGCCTGTTCGAGGAATACCGCCAGTTCGGCGCCGGCAAAGGCAAGGACATGGCACCCTTCGATACCTACCACCAGGTGCGTGGCCTGCGCTGGCCGGTGGTCGATGGCCAGGAGACCCTTTGGCGTTACCGCGAAGGCAGTGACCCCTATGTGCCCGCTGGCAGCGGTTTTGCCTTTTACGGCACGCCGGACAGCAAGGCTCGCATCTTTGCCGTACCACACGAACCGCCAGCGGAATCACCGGATGAGGAGTACCCCTACTGGTTGTCCACTGGCCGGGTGCTCGAACACTGGCATACCGGCAGCATGACCCGACGGGTCAGTGAACTGCACAAGGCCGTGCCTGACGCCCTGCTCTACATGAACGTCGATGATGCCCGCGAGAAGGGTTTCCGACGTGGCAGTGAAGTACGCATTGTCAGTCGCCGGGGTGAATTGCGTGCCCGGGTAGAAACCCGTGGCCGGGTACGCATGCCACGCGGCATGGTCTATGTACCCTTCTTTGATGCCAGCAAGCTGGTCAACAATCTGACCCTGGACGCTACCGACCCGATATCCCTGCAAACCGATTTCAAGAAATGCGCTGTACGTCTTGAACTGGTCAATCTGGCATAA
- a CDS encoding nitrate reductase cytochrome c-type subunit codes for MNRLLTLLLTASVVLSSQADERPHVPAPDGLRAGGTLYQTLPAPPIAGEPRASGREVRNYPEQPPVIPHSIRNYQVDARFNRCLECHNRNAAPAAGAPMVSITHYVDRNGQTRAAVTPGRYFCTQCHVPQTDADPLVQSDFQSIDQLLQRDQQGGQP; via the coding sequence ATGAATCGCTTGCTCACTCTACTCCTGACCGCCAGCGTTGTACTCTCCAGTCAGGCTGATGAAAGACCCCATGTTCCGGCACCGGATGGCCTGCGTGCTGGTGGTACCCTGTATCAAACCCTGCCGGCACCCCCGATTGCAGGGGAACCCAGGGCCAGTGGCCGGGAGGTGCGCAACTACCCGGAACAACCACCGGTGATTCCGCACAGTATCCGTAATTATCAGGTCGATGCACGCTTCAACCGCTGCCTGGAATGCCACAACCGCAATGCCGCTCCGGCAGCCGGGGCACCCATGGTCAGCATTACCCACTATGTCGACCGCAATGGGCAAACCCGCGCTGCAGTAACCCCTGGCCGCTACTTTTGCACGCAGTGTCACGTACCCCAGACCGATGCCGACCCCCTGGTGCAATCCGACTTCCAGTCGATTGATCAATTGCTGCAACGCGACCAGCAGGGAGGTCAACCATGA
- a CDS encoding cytochrome c3 family protein: MKRWLQGYWRVLSRPSVHFSFGFLTLGGFVAGIIFWGGFNTALEATNTEAFCITCHEMQANPYQELKNTVHYSNRSGVRATCSDCHVPHDWTNKIGRKMEASKEVWGWLFGTIDTPEKFEEKRRELAEREWRRLKANDSLECRNCHQFDSMDFTLQAPRARQAHSTALTSDGTCIDCHKGIAHQLPDMTGVPAH; this comes from the coding sequence ATGAAACGCTGGCTGCAAGGTTATTGGCGGGTATTGAGCCGCCCGAGCGTGCATTTCAGCTTCGGGTTTCTGACCCTTGGAGGCTTTGTCGCCGGGATCATTTTCTGGGGTGGCTTCAATACCGCACTGGAAGCGACCAACACCGAAGCCTTCTGTATCACCTGCCATGAAATGCAGGCCAACCCCTACCAGGAGCTGAAAAATACCGTGCACTACAGCAACCGTTCAGGTGTGCGTGCGACCTGTTCCGACTGCCATGTACCGCATGACTGGACCAACAAGATCGGGCGCAAGATGGAAGCGTCAAAGGAAGTCTGGGGCTGGCTGTTCGGCACCATAGACACCCCGGAAAAATTTGAAGAGAAACGCCGTGAGCTCGCCGAACGGGAATGGCGTCGACTGAAAGCCAATGACTCACTGGAGTGTCGCAATTGTCATCAGTTTGATTCCATGGATTTCACCCTGCAGGCGCCACGGGCACGCCAGGCCCACTCAACTGCCCTGACCTCGGATGGTACCTGTATTGACTGCCACAAGGGCATTGCCCACCAGCTACCGGATATGACTGGCGTTCCAGCCCACTGA
- a CDS encoding alpha/beta hydrolase family protein has translation MKTQSIGKTLFSVVAASALLFSTSVMASNPTPPPPPPPSEPTDPGAGSPYQRGPNPTTSFLEGSRGQYRVATSNVSSFVSGFGGGTIHYPSNASGSMAAIVVIPGYVSSESSIQWWGPKLASYGFVVMTIDTNSGFDQPPSRARQINSALDYLVDQNNSRNSPVRGMIDTQRLGVIGWSMGGGGTIRVAGEGRIKAAIPLAPWDTSNFPSRQVAAPTLIFACESDTVARVGSHASPFYNSISGSIDKAFVELDNGNHYCANGGNDRGRYDAVLGRMGVSWMKRFLDEDTRYSQFLCGPNHTSDRQISEYRGNCPY, from the coding sequence ATGAAAACTCAGTCTATCGGCAAAACGTTGTTTTCTGTGGTTGCCGCCAGCGCACTTCTGTTTTCGACTTCGGTTATGGCATCCAACCCGACGCCGCCACCGCCACCGCCGCCTTCCGAGCCCACTGATCCGGGTGCTGGCAGCCCCTATCAGCGTGGTCCGAACCCGACTACCTCTTTCCTTGAAGGCAGCCGCGGTCAGTACCGTGTGGCGACCTCGAACGTATCCAGCTTTGTCAGCGGTTTCGGTGGTGGCACTATTCACTATCCGAGCAACGCTTCCGGCAGCATGGCTGCGATCGTCGTCATCCCGGGCTATGTCTCTTCCGAGTCTTCTATCCAGTGGTGGGGGCCGAAACTGGCTTCCTATGGTTTCGTCGTTATGACCATCGATACCAACAGTGGTTTTGATCAGCCGCCGAGCCGTGCGCGTCAGATCAACAGTGCACTGGACTACCTGGTGGACCAGAACAACAGCCGTAACAGCCCGGTCCGTGGCATGATTGATACCCAGCGTCTGGGTGTGATCGGTTGGTCCATGGGTGGCGGCGGTACTATCCGTGTGGCTGGTGAAGGCCGTATCAAGGCAGCCATTCCGCTGGCTCCCTGGGATACTTCAAACTTCCCGTCACGTCAGGTCGCAGCGCCGACGCTGATCTTTGCCTGCGAGTCAGACACTGTCGCCCGTGTTGGCAGCCATGCTTCACCCTTCTATAACAGCATCTCGGGCAGCATCGACAAAGCCTTTGTCGAGCTGGATAACGGTAACCACTACTGTGCCAATGGCGGCAATGACCGTGGTCGCTATGATGCGGTGCTGGGTCGTATGGGTGTCTCCTGGATGAAGCGTTTCCTCGATGAAGATACGCGCTACAGCCAGTTCCTGTGTGGTCCCAACCATACTTCGGATCGCCAGATCTCCGAGTATCGTGGTAACTGCCCTTACTAA
- a CDS encoding alpha/beta hydrolase family protein, whose product MKTLSIGKTLFSAVAVSALLFSASVMASNPTPPPPSEPTDPTDPGGSSPYQRGPNPTVSFLEGDRGQHRVATSNVSSWVSGFGGGTIHYPSDASGTMAAVVVIPGYVSAESSIEWWGPKLASYGFVVLTIDTNSGFDQPPSRARQINNALDYLIDQNSSRRSPVRGMIDTSRLGVVGWSMGGGGTIRVAGEGRIKAAIPLAPWDTSNFPARDVAAPTLIFACESDIVAPVGSHASPFYNNIPSSIDKAFVELDGGSHYCGNGGSSFGAYDDVLSRFGVSWMKRFLDEDTRYSQFLCGPSHESDRDISEYRGNCPY is encoded by the coding sequence ATGAAAACTCTGTCTATCGGCAAAACGCTGTTTTCTGCCGTTGCTGTCAGCGCACTGCTGTTCTCGGCCTCGGTTATGGCATCCAATCCGACTCCGCCACCACCTTCTGAACCAACCGATCCGACCGATCCGGGTGGTTCCAGCCCTTATCAGCGCGGACCAAACCCGACGGTGTCTTTCCTGGAAGGCGATCGTGGTCAGCACCGGGTAGCCACTTCGAATGTGTCCAGCTGGGTCAGCGGTTTTGGTGGTGGCACTATCCATTACCCGAGCGATGCATCAGGTACCATGGCGGCAGTCGTCGTTATTCCAGGCTACGTTTCGGCTGAATCCTCGATTGAGTGGTGGGGCCCCAAACTGGCTTCCTATGGTTTCGTTGTGTTGACCATCGATACCAACAGTGGTTTCGATCAGCCGCCAAGCCGTGCGCGTCAGATCAACAACGCACTGGATTATCTGATTGACCAGAATTCCAGCCGGAGAAGCCCGGTACGCGGCATGATTGATACCTCTCGCCTGGGTGTTGTCGGTTGGTCCATGGGTGGTGGTGGTACCATTCGAGTCGCTGGTGAAGGCCGAATCAAGGCAGCCATTCCGTTGGCCCCCTGGGATACCTCCAACTTCCCCGCTCGTGACGTAGCAGCACCGACGCTGATCTTTGCCTGTGAGTCGGATATCGTTGCTCCGGTAGGCAGCCATGCCTCGCCTTTCTACAACAACATACCGAGCAGCATCGACAAGGCTTTTGTAGAACTGGATGGTGGCAGTCATTACTGCGGCAATGGTGGTAGTTCTTTCGGCGCTTATGATGATGTGCTGAGCCGCTTCGGTGTGTCCTGGATGAAGCGTTTCCTGGACGAAGATACCCGCTACAGCCAGTTCCTGTGTGGACCAAGTCACGAGTCCGATCGTGATATCTCCGAATATCGCGGTAACTGCCCTTACTGA
- the typA gene encoding translational GTPase TypA, producing MIENLRNIAIIAHVDHGKTTLVDKLLKLSGTLDRKEAEGERVMDSNDQEKERGITILAKNTAIEWNGYHINIVDTPGHADFGGEVERVMSMVDSVLLVVDAQDGPMPQTRFVTQKAFNAGLKPIVVVNKIDRPGARPDWVVDQIFDLFDNLGATDEQLDFPIVYASALNGISGLDHEDMGDNMDAIFQSIIDHVPAPQVDVDGPFQMQISQLDYNSFLGVIGIGRIARGTINANSPITAIGADGKKRNGRILKIMGHSGLQRVEVESAQAGDIICVSGMDALFISDTLCDQQNVEALPALTVDQPTVSMTFQVNDSPFAGKEGKFVTSRNIKERLEKELLHNVALRVEETGSPDKFKVSGRGELHLSVLIENMRREGFELAVGRPEVVIIEVDGEKQEPYENVTIDVEEQHQGPIMEQMGLRRGDLTNMIPDGKGRIRLEYTIPARGLIGFRNSFLTLTSGSGILTSTFSHYGAIKGGEMTSRQNGVLVSMAKGTALTYSLETLQDRGKLFLSPGDEIYEGQLAGIHSRDNDLVINPTKAKKLDNMRASGKDETIQLVPPIKFTLEQALEFIEDDELVEVTPKSLRLRKKILDENQRKRAAKG from the coding sequence GTGATCGAGAATCTCCGCAACATCGCCATTATTGCCCACGTTGACCACGGTAAAACCACACTGGTCGACAAGCTGCTCAAACTCTCCGGCACGCTGGACCGCAAAGAAGCCGAAGGCGAGCGGGTGATGGACTCCAACGACCAGGAGAAAGAGCGCGGCATTACCATTCTGGCCAAGAATACCGCCATCGAGTGGAATGGCTATCACATCAACATCGTTGATACCCCCGGTCACGCCGACTTCGGTGGTGAAGTCGAGCGCGTCATGTCGATGGTTGACTCGGTCCTGCTGGTGGTTGATGCCCAGGATGGCCCGATGCCACAAACCCGCTTTGTGACCCAGAAGGCCTTCAACGCCGGCCTGAAGCCGATTGTGGTGGTCAACAAGATTGACCGTCCGGGCGCGCGTCCGGACTGGGTGGTGGATCAGATTTTTGATCTGTTCGACAATCTGGGTGCCACCGATGAGCAGCTGGACTTCCCGATTGTGTATGCCAGCGCCCTGAACGGCATCTCTGGCCTCGACCATGAAGATATGGGCGACAACATGGATGCGATCTTCCAGTCGATCATTGACCATGTGCCGGCCCCGCAGGTGGATGTCGATGGCCCGTTCCAGATGCAGATCTCGCAGCTGGACTACAACAGTTTCCTCGGTGTGATCGGTATTGGTCGTATTGCTCGCGGCACCATCAACGCCAACTCGCCGATCACCGCCATTGGCGCCGACGGCAAGAAGCGCAACGGTCGTATCCTCAAGATCATGGGTCACAGTGGCCTGCAGCGCGTTGAAGTGGAATCGGCCCAGGCCGGTGACATCATTTGCGTCAGCGGTATGGATGCGCTGTTCATTTCCGACACCCTGTGTGATCAACAAAACGTCGAAGCTCTGCCTGCGCTGACTGTTGACCAGCCGACCGTTAGCATGACCTTCCAGGTCAATGACTCGCCCTTCGCCGGTAAAGAAGGCAAGTTCGTCACCAGCCGTAACATCAAGGAGCGTCTGGAAAAGGAACTGCTGCACAACGTGGCGCTGCGTGTGGAAGAAACCGGCAGCCCGGACAAGTTCAAGGTATCCGGCCGTGGCGAGTTGCACCTGTCGGTACTGATCGAGAACATGCGTCGTGAAGGTTTCGAACTGGCTGTAGGTCGTCCGGAAGTGGTGATCATCGAAGTCGACGGCGAAAAGCAGGAGCCTTACGAGAACGTCACCATCGACGTGGAAGAGCAGCATCAGGGCCCGATCATGGAGCAGATGGGTCTGCGCCGTGGTGACCTGACCAACATGATTCCCGATGGCAAGGGTCGTATTCGTCTGGAATACACCATTCCTGCACGTGGCCTGATCGGCTTCCGTAACAGCTTCCTGACCCTGACCTCGGGCAGCGGCATTCTGACCTCGACCTTCAGCCATTACGGCGCGATCAAGGGCGGTGAAATGACCAGTCGTCAGAACGGCGTGCTGGTGTCCATGGCCAAAGGTACGGCGCTGACCTACTCGCTGGAAACCCTGCAGGATCGCGGCAAGCTGTTCCTGTCGCCGGGCGACGAGATCTATGAGGGTCAACTGGCCGGTATTCACAGCCGTGACAACGATCTGGTGATCAACCCGACCAAGGCGAAGAAGCTCGACAACATGCGCGCCTCCGGCAAGGATGAAACCATCCAGCTGGTACCACCGATCAAGTTCACCCTGGAGCAGGCGCTGGAATTTATCGAGGATGACGAGCTGGTCGAAGTGACGCCAAAGTCGCTGCGTCTGCGCAAGAAGATTCTCGACGAGAACCAGCGCAAGCGTGCCGCCAAGGGTTAA